The window TTTGGTAACAGCAGTGGACAGCACAGTTATTGGTAAAGAAACTGAAACTGTCTTGGACCATTTTATCATCTGACAGAGAGATaaagtatatttacatttgtaatgaTGGACGTTAGCTGCTGTACTTTTACAGTAGCGAGATTCACAGAGTCACAAGCAGCTTGGTCTTTGAGTAAATTCTCAAATTGCTGTTCACAAAATTTAACAAGACAAGTCAAGTCTACCGCTCAcctcaagcaagtcaagtcaggTCCTGCTCAGAAAGTCAGTACCAAGCagagtgtttgtttttactttattttttctttgtttttttactttttaattatgCATATCTGAGAAGACATGTTCTGatgctttgaaaaaaagaatGTCTCTTGTgatgttatgtattttttttgctgtggattTTGCTTCTTTCTCTTTGATAATATTGACAGTAATAGTACAGCAATAGAAAAGCACACAGCAGGTGAAATTTGAATCTGAGCACCTGAACTCAAGGTGTTTAGCTCAGTTATGCTCCTGCTAATCGACTGTCAAATCTTAATTGTCAAATAAACAATCTTATGGATTTATGCTTATTCACAAACATGTCACTCTTCTCTTCTTCTTTGTGCAATGTGAAGATTCTCATTTGTAGCATCAGTGGCTCACCTGTTGTGTAAAGATTTGTAGCAGCTAAATTCTCATTTAAAAGgtacaaaacattcaaatttgaGAAGCCACTCATTTTAAACCCAAGTTAAGACAATGTGGAGTTGAGtgattttattaagatttaaaagaatattaaaagGGTCATAGACCACTAAAATGAATATGATCATTTGCAGATTTTGTTCTAAAATGAGATAACTgcgtttttaaacattttcataagtcatgttttttattgtgcatctcagtttatatcaatcaaactgcagttggtttgttattatttaagcCATATTAACCTAAAtaatacagctaacttacacacactaaaacataataaaaataaaaaataaataaaacggagttatctcattttggaacaaaactcttcattggttttagatgtaatataatgtgtatacatgatttaaggttcaaaaacgctgtattttccacatactgtgcatgtttgtttctcctctttgctccgcctctctgaaatttgcagattttttacaaagctcatggctctgaaaagtgaggtgtgctatgattggcagttctccagtgtgtagtgattggtcaaatactgcaagcgtgtgagggaaatgtgacgcctcttaccatatttggaacatcaggctCCAAAGCAATTGCATGGAAACATataccttacttgtgtatacatttgggcggtcttagtcagatcagacacagaaaaacatgtgtttacaccatatgacccctttaaacacttaaatgatCTTGGCTCACATGTTTGTTTGATCTGTTTCTGCAGGTGCACATCATTTCAGGAGGCACCTGTAGCGGTACTGAAAGATTCCACACCGTACCATTCAACAATTCCAAATAATGAAAGCCGCGACATCACTGACCCGTCATGCAAAGCAGAGCTAATGAAAtcaacacataaaaacaaacaacaaagcTCTAAATCCAAACAAATGAGGCTGCACGAGGAGCAGAACTGTGTTTCAGGCAAACATGTGAAGCAAGACGCTTTTCTGCTCAGTCAAAAGTCAGTAAAGAAAAGtgataaaaagaagaaaaaacaagcgGCCAAGCTTCTAAAAACTGTGCGGTCAAACTCCCCCGTCACCTTCACACTTTCACCCCAAACTCACACCTCCGCAATAAAGCAGAGGACATCtctgaaaaacaaactgaaaaggAAAAACATGAAGAGAAAAGCAAGCGTTACTCCTTCATCTGTATCTGTAACAAAATCACTCCTGAATCTAAAGACATCTACCACCGCTCCATCAAAACTAACGGCGGTAACAAAATCAAGtcttcaaagaaagaaaaacaagaacaaatctCACAGCAGAAGTGCAGTAACATCTagaaaattaaagaaatttaCAACACAGCCTGTCTCATACTTCAAGAGGACATCATTACCagcaaaaacatcaacaaggCAAGAATACTTCCAAAAGATGAAACCTCTTCATTCAGTCTGAAAGTCCCGTGTGGCACGCTTGTGTTTCTCATTACCAGCAGATGAGTTTTGTAGGTCATGAGAATGTAGGACTTTTCTGTAAAGtgtaattgtaaaaataattgtaaggCAGCATTGTTACACTTCTACCAGAGGTCAAATaatacaaaaccaaaatgatacAGAGAACTTCGCTCCAGTGATTATTGATAGGTGTTGTTTAAATCGGTTTTATTGTGTCTGGACAACCGTTTAAGACAGAACTCAGATTCTGGTGGGCTGGATTTGGGCAGAGTTCCAAACAAGATTCGCTGACatgatgtatttttaaattcaatgtttatgttttgccCAGAATATCTTGGCTCAGTTATGCAACCAACATTCTGATGTTTAAGAGATGGTGCAGTGGACAGATTTCATGTTCAAATGCAGCGACTGGGCCTCTGCAGTCTCATCTAAGAAATTTTTCGTATTTGTACCAGTAAATGAGTACAGAACATCAGTATGGGCGCATATGCTTACAGATTACTGCCACAGTCACAGACTTTGCTTTTATGTCTGTGTCAAATGACTAACCAAGTATTTTTAATTCagcacattttattataaataagtGAACGTAATGAAACCACACGTGTCTTTAGACAAGGTTCAACTGTTTTCTAGTTTCATATTGTAAGATTCAATTCAGatcatttacaaatgtataCAATTAAAGTTTCAGTGATGATACACTTTGATATAATTTGGTACCTTGTtggtttaatgttttaaactttcttcttcttttgtgtcttgttaaagggatacatccccaaaaaggaaaattccgTCACCATTTTCTCACATTCgcgttgttccaaatctgtataaatgtctttgttctgatgaacacagagaaagatatttgaaagtaAATAGAgtttgtcccccattgactctcatagtaggaaaaaatacaatggtggttaaaagtgccccagaatgtcctacattctttaaaatatcttcttttgaattcaacagaacaacaaaaatgataaagtaacttttcctatgggagtcaatgtcaaaatctgtctggttataagcattcttccaaatatctttctcattgtttatcagaacaaagacgcttatacagatttggaacaacgtcgaaggtgagtaaatgatcacagcaTTTTCATTCCCTTTAATGGTGGTATTGTGGATGTTCCAGTCTTGATACAGCCGGTTCCTgttgtgacaacttaccccataTCCTGTGGCAACACACATGCATATTTATACATGCGTTTGAATGTCATCTGTGTTGCTGTGCATGTACATGCAGCCAATTGAACTTGAGGGCAGATTTTAGTGTTCACTGTTATTTAAACACCTGACACGTGTCTGCCT of the Triplophysa dalaica isolate WHDGS20190420 chromosome 1, ASM1584641v1, whole genome shotgun sequence genome contains:
- the LOC130429928 gene encoding uncharacterized protein LOC130429928 encodes the protein MFENADRCCRQHDHCEHIIRAFSVNFGVFNPTLFTISHCDCDHRFKQCLLAGNDTISNMVGYSFFNALKIRCFELYQRKRCTQFNWFGMCTSFQEAPVAVLKDSTPYHSTIPNNESRDITDPSCKAELMKSTHKNKQQSSKSKQMRLHEEQNCVSGKHVKQDAFLLSQKSVKKSDKKKKKQAAKLLKTVRSNSPVTFTLSPQTHTSAIKQRTSLKNKLKRKNMKRKASVTPSSVSVTKSLLNLKTSTTAPSKLTAVTKSSLQRKKNKNKSHSRSAVTSRKLKKFTTQPVSYFKRTSLPAKTSTRQEYFQKMKPLHSV